One region of Octopus sinensis linkage group LG30, ASM634580v1, whole genome shotgun sequence genomic DNA includes:
- the LOC115226598 gene encoding zinc finger protein 239-like, giving the protein MEYILCEDYERQCKAIDFPDDIKKEKGKTPCQCDICGKLFPDKRPLNEHKRIHRRERSHHCDICGKAFSRRIHLTVHIRIHTGEKPYPCDVCGKSFSVGSTLTKHKRIHTGEKPFHCDICGKSFSGSSDLTQHKRFHTGEKPYQCDICNKSFSQSTHLTVHRRIHTGEKPYQCNICGKSFAESSPLTVHKRIHTGEKPFHCDVCNKSFSQSSDLAGHKRIHTGEKLYLCDICGKSFSCLNGLNIHKYVHSEKKPSDCDICGKSFSYNYLKRHKLKHRV; this is encoded by the coding sequence ATGGAGTATATATTATGTGAGGACTATGAAAGACAATGTAAAGCTattgattttcctgatgatataaagaaagagaaaggaaaaacaccatgtcagtgtgatatctgtggtaaattattcccTGACAAGAGGCCCCTCAAtgagcacaaacgtattcacagaAGAGAGAGgtcacatcactgtgatatctgtggtaaggcATTCTCTCGAAGGATTCATTTGACTGTTCatatacgtattcacacaggagagaaaccatatccctgcgatgtctgtggtaaatctttctcagTAGGGAGTACCctgactaaacacaaacgcattcatacgggggagaaaccatttcactgtgacatctgtggtaaatcattctctgggaGTAGTGACTTGACTCAACATAAACGCTTTCATAccggtgaaaaaccatatcagtgtgatatctgtaataaatcattctcacaaagtACTCACTTGACTGtacacagacgtattcacacaggggaaaaaccatatcagtgtaatatctgtggtaaatcattcgctgAAAGTAGCCCCTTAACTGTtcataagcgtattcatacaggggagaaaccatttcactgtgatgtctgtaataaatcattttctcaaagtagTGATTTAGCtggtcacaaacgtattcatacgggagagaaactatatctatgtgatatttgtggtaaatctttctcttgcTTAAATGGCttaaatattcacaaatatgttCATTCTGAAAAGAAGCCATctgactgtgatatctgtggtaaatcattttcgtATAATTACTTAAAGAGACATAAACTTAAGCATAGAGTTTAG